AGGGGCTCACGAAGGAAAAGGATTAGGTCATCGATTTTTACGACATATAGAGCGTAATTCGATGTTATTGTTTATGATTCCTGCTGATAGCGATGATTATTTAAAAGAGTACAATATATTAGTGAATGAGTTGGAGATGTATAATCCTGAGTTGTTAGATAAAGAGAGATATTTGGTTATCACGAAATCAGATATGCTTGATGAGGATCTAATGGAGGAAATTTCTGCTACACTTCATGAAATACCACATATGTTTATCTCTTCTATTACTGGGTTGAATATAGCTCCGTTAAAAGATGAAATTTGGAAGCGATTGAATCGCTAAAAGTAAAAAGCACAGCATTTATTGTTTGTGCTTTTTATTTCTTACTAAAAACTAATAATCTTTATACTTGATGAATTTATTACAGACACTAAAGGATATTGATACCCAGATCTTATTGTTTATTAATGGTGGACATTCTACTTTGTGGGATTATGTAATGTTCGCTTATACTTTTAAGTTTACATGGATTATTTTTTATGTCATTATCTCTTATACATTATATAAGAATTTTGGTAAAAAAATATGGATGATTTTTGTAATGATTGGATTAACAATTTTAGTAACGGATCAGACATGTAACCTCTTTAAATATGGATTTGCTCGTCCTAGACCAGGGCATGATCCTATTATTGGAGATTTGGTGAATATCTTTTATAAAAAAGGAGGACGTTTTGGTTTTGTGAGTGCCCACGCTGCAAACTGCTTTGCACTAACAGTACTTCTATATAATATCGTCAAGAATAAACGATTCCTTGTTTATATGATAATTTGGTCCGTGGTTGTTAGCTTCTCACGTGTCTATCTTGGAGTACACTATCCTGGGGATGTAATAGGAGGAGCAATTTTAGGATCGTTCTTGGGTTGGTTCATTTATCGACTAACATTATATACTGAGAGGTATCTTCCAATGGATAATAGTAGAAGTTTGTCTAGTCTGTCTTTAAACAACACCCAACTCTTGCCAGTACAATCTGCTCTTTTATGGATGTTGTTATTACCAATAATGATGATCCAATTTTATGTTATGAAGGATCTGTTATAAAGTTTGTCGCTTTAAATGGGATTCATCGTACATTTTATTTAACTTTTTTGTAAGTTAGGAGTTTTCAAACACACTTTATCAGTAATAACCTTTTTGTTCAACCTTGTAATACCATGTCACAAGTCTATTCTGAAGAATCAATAAGAACCTTAGATTGGAAAGAGCATATTCGTAAACGCCCAG
The Prolixibacteraceae bacterium DNA segment above includes these coding regions:
- a CDS encoding phosphatase PAP2 family protein → MNLLQTLKDIDTQILLFINGGHSTLWDYVMFAYTFKFTWIIFYVIISYTLYKNFGKKIWMIFVMIGLTILVTDQTCNLFKYGFARPRPGHDPIIGDLVNIFYKKGGRFGFVSAHAANCFALTVLLYNIVKNKRFLVYMIIWSVVVSFSRVYLGVHYPGDVIGGAILGSFLGWFIYRLTLYTERYLPMDNSRSLSSLSLNNTQLLPVQSALLWMLLLPIMMIQFYVMKDLL